The following DNA comes from Pleuronectes platessa chromosome 9, fPlePla1.1, whole genome shotgun sequence.
taaaatgtataatttagtTTCATTCTCTccatgcacacccacacacaaacacaccaccgTGCGACGAAGCAGTCAGGGTGACTGATCGATGATTGTACTCTCGGTTCAATTACATTAGAATGATGGAGTTGGATATGTGGtatagggtaaaaaaaaaacagcctgaGACTTACAGCCTGAAAGATAGTGCAGCAAGATGGGAGAAGAGTTATGAGCATAGGAGGCACAGGGAGAGAAAGGCCAAAGAGAGTTATGGCGACACATTGTCGAGGAGTTAATGGCTACAGCTCAGCCCAGGTTGAATATATTCCACTGCTGTGAAAAACTTTCCCTTGTCAATATTTAGTGCAGGAActccaaagaaaaacaacaaaacaagtgaAGTAATGGTAATGAAGCAAAGGTTAGTGACTCCACTGATGGCGGAGGTGGGCCTCCCCTCAGGTTGGGGATCAGACCCAATATGTGGTAGTTGACAGCTGACACGGCACAAGGcctcattaaaaaataaagatgtttcCCTGctcagcacacagacacacacacacacacacacacacacacacacacacacacacacacacacaaacacacaaactgtgtaaACTTTCAAACTCATACTTGCACGTGGACATACACAAGCACCTGTAGAAGCTGACACCAGTCGGAGCAGTCAGGGAGAAAAGTTACATTAATGAATCTGATCTTCACTCTTTGACCAGGCGAACATGAGCCTGCAGGGTCATTTAGACAGCAGAGCtctgacagagggaggagacacCAAGGCTGAGCAAACAGGCTCACTTTCCTCCTCAGTAATGATACGTCACACTGAAGATACATCGATTTCTCGGCCTGACCACAGCAGCTCTGAAACTAGAggatgtcagtgtcagatgtGTAATATTTTACAGCTTGCCTGAACCCATCACAGCTCGTCAGTTTCATATTACAAACCCATACAAGGGTCTTCTAGACCACTGTTCTTCAAAGGACAAGCTTTGACATGTCTGGAACACGCTTATTTGCTTTATTGTTGGGAGTCTAATGACAGGATCAGATGATAAGGCTTTCACATACACTAAACAAGTCAAAAAAGCAGATCATAATTACAGTATAAATTCGTTCTGATTCAGAAGATTTAACCTGTTAATCAGTTTTTGATGCTTTTGGATGGAGCCATTCAGTCTACTCTATCTTTATTTCTCCAGTTtctagtctttatgctaagctaagctaatttgCTGCTGGCTGTTTTTTCATAGTTACACTTCAGACTCAAGGCCGGTATTGATCCTCTAACTAATGCGTCTAACTCTTGCCAAGAAAGCCACAAAGCCCACTTCTAATTTATTTCTCAAAATTTCAAACTGTTCCTTTAACTTAGAATTTCTTAAAATCTGGATAAACAGCGTCAAAGTTGCTCATTAGGTTTAATGATTTTGCTCCTTGGAGGCAAAcaacctctgtgtgacctctgcAGGAGACTTCTGATATTCATTCTCTGCTAAAAAAGTGGGGCTGGAGAAATCAATAATTGTAATCATTATACTCTTCAAGAGCCTATAATGACTTAAATTGTATGTAATCATTCTTCTGCAATGatgtttctcctgtttctcacACTAAATACATGAAGCATCCATGCTTTGATAACAATACAATAATTCTTAATTATATCCTCCATTATATTTCAAGCATGTACCTCcaactgctttttttttataagaaaaCAGTAATTAGTTGTTGGCAGCAACACACAAGAGGTGACGGGCAACATCAGCTTCCTTCCAAATCTGACAttcagacaaaaacatgacCCACCAAGATGTGGACAACTGAACGTGACAAATTCACCTTTAGAAAAGAGGCAATGAATATTTCAAAACTATGATTATGATAATGGAAAATAATAAGCAAGAAGCTGCACAGTTCAATTTGAATGAATGATGTTGTCAACGAGCAGCTGGGGGACAGAATGAGAAGAAATTAGCCAGTGGACCACATGAGATAAGGCCTGTTAAATCTGTGCATGGCTAAGAGGCTGCTGCTTTTAGGCAAGATTATGATTGACTTATTATTgcacacacactagcacacacacacgcacacacacacacacacattacattaaAGATCCTCATATCTAGACTACTCTCTATCGATGAAGGAATAAGTCGGGAGGGCAACACCTGGTGACGTCACCGCCATAGCAAAAAATACACGCAtgttaactcacacacacacagacacacacacacagcacgtgTGAGAGTGTCCCAGAGCTGCAGTGTGAGCGCGCATGGAGAGGGAGGGCGCGCAGAGCGAGCCAGCATCTCCACAGCGCAGCAGAGCCTCAGTGTCAGAGCTGAGTGAgcgcagaggagagaaggacgCACTTCCCACAGTTCTCCGGAGAGAGGAACACACTGGCTGCTGGACGGCGAGGCGCTTCAGACcaacacgcactcacacagagCACCGGCAAGGACACATGTGAGCGGGGGCGAGAAGATTCCGAGGAGACCCCATCCAGGATATTGCGCAGGTCATGGCATTTGTTTGGAAACTAACGAAACAACGCGCTCCGCTGGAGACATGTAATTCACGAAGATGAGTCACCAAGGGGATGATCGACATCGCTCAGTGGTTCCGTGGACCTCTCTGGCGGGACAGCGTCCGTTCAGCCGCATGATTGTCACCCACAGAGCAACGCGCGTCTTTCGGTCACCTTCTGAAACGATGCCTTGTGGCGACGTGCGTGGCGCGCCAGAGTGCGTGTGAGCGACTGACCGATAGTcttcctgagagagagcgagagaaagagaggctggATATATTCAGCAGCCAGGCTTCCAGGCAGCGAAAGCCACACACCCAGAGAAGCCGCCTAGCCTCTCTCCCAGCTCCGCACACCCATGCAGGATGCCCGGGGAGCGCCGGGGAGTCCTGGTCCAGCTCAGCCGGAGTTCATGACGCGCTGGGCGGCCTCGTCATGCGTCTCTTGCCTGAGCCCAGCGCCCAATCCctccggctcctcttcctcttcatcttcgtGATGGGGGTGGCCCCCTCGCCGGTCCTCACAGCCGGCTGCCCGGACAGATGCGTGTGCGACGACCAGCTGGTGGTCCAGTGCGCCGGGCAGGAGCTCACCCAGTTCCCCAATGACCTGCCCCTGGCCACCCGGCAGCTCATCATCTCCAACAACCGCATCGGGGAGCTGCCGGCGCTGCAGCTCAACTACCTGTCCGACCTGGTCTACCTGGACTGCAGCAACAACTCTCTGACCGAGATCTCCGAGTCCACCTTCGGGAACTTGCGCAAACTCGCCTACCTGGACTTGTCTTTTAACACGCTGTTGCAGATCGAGGACCGGACTTTCGGGCCCCTGGCGTCTCTGGTGATGCTCCGGCTGACGGATAACCCGAGTCTGAGCGAGGTCCACTCGGACGCCTTCTCGGAGAACATGGCTCTGCAGGTGCTGGATGTGAGCCGGAACAACCTGACGGCTCTCAACATCAGCAGCCTCATCGCCCTGCCCGCGCTGCGCTCCCTGGGCCTCAGCGGGAACCCCTGGAGGTGCGACTGTGACACGGAGGACCTGTGCCTGTGGGTGCAGATAGAGGGCTTCAAGTTCCAAGGTGAGCGTGAAGCTGGTCCAGCACACAGAACACCTATACACAAGAACCTTTAGGGTGATGTTAACTGTCAAAAAACATACAACAGATTACAATTCAAACTTGCTCTGTCTGTGGCAGCATCACACCCTGCCTCTGCCCCTCACCTTTGAGCTCCCACTGTGACCCTGATCAGCTGGCAGAGCTGGACCTCCTCCGGGTGCTCTCTGGTTTGCTTGGCTCTAGAAGTGGGATTTTCAGTTTCCTGGCAAGTTATCAAAGAGTTGCTGCATGTGTTAAGCGTATGAGCCAAGACTCCAAGGTCCTCTCATCTGTTATTGGTCAGTTTAGCccctgatggtggtggtggggcaCTTACTGCACTATTGCTCTTCTTTTATGTTATGGTTGCATGTGTACATGCACACTTCCACGTGCACGCCCCCCAGTGCACAGATGCCGGGTCAGATGCAGTTTATCTCTCGgaggcaggcacacacacacactcagacgctGCTAATGGTTTGACCTCAGAGTCAGGGCAATCTCAAGATTTCGTTTCCCTGCTCCGCTCTGCAACACAATCCCCTTAAACTGCCCTTCACAACTCAATAATGTCTCAAGTTGACCACAACAGATTAACAGACTTGTGTTACTCCTGAAAAGCAGCAGCCACATCAGCCGCTATTCAGTAAATAAAGGGGGATTGAATTAAACTCCCCACGGATGGGCTCAGTGACCTTCTCAAAGATGATTAGCCAAATTGATCTTAACCCATAAGTGTTTACTGC
Coding sequences within:
- the LOC128447869 gene encoding leucine-rich repeat-containing protein 52 yields the protein MRLLPEPSAQSLRLLFLFIFVMGVAPSPVLTAGCPDRCVCDDQLVVQCAGQELTQFPNDLPLATRQLIISNNRIGELPALQLNYLSDLVYLDCSNNSLTEISESTFGNLRKLAYLDLSFNTLLQIEDRTFGPLASLVMLRLTDNPSLSEVHSDAFSENMALQVLDVSRNNLTALNISSLIALPALRSLGLSGNPWRCDCDTEDLCLWVQIEGFKFQDEGQTVCHSPPELAGQRLAEVGMQLRADCHQGLGYWDYLFFIAIGFVIFSAGTVSAWVMGVLMVLYERYSKRKSEELDSDDEDDRGGMSGGGCGGSGGCGNQGNGDLIKPGMQV